A window from Mixophyes fleayi isolate aMixFle1 chromosome 12, aMixFle1.hap1, whole genome shotgun sequence encodes these proteins:
- the LOC142109173 gene encoding C2 calcium-dependent domain-containing protein 4C-like — protein sequence MFSSKKKLLASCPNILTPDQIPTFFIPPKLSSLPDGGGHVGKWLQKRTSEVGSETTTRLLFKSASRHVIQVEDVEQESESPDQRHHPAVAATIMRSPYLSESPHTRRRESLFHQMCHTHRPLSPLEPDCIVSWKSSTHDLQQVSFGAMDSDATSSSESSPFSSPLLCRSLEGSSVSQVSGKKRLLCRALTVKNLTRASSLSTEETSSTDTSPNLPSKENHSNSRASMMHLVPPPIFHLDFICCQERLTKETDVILSKGGLLRLSAEYVNELGRLRVKLINAENVYPVHQDPKSISCCVVMCLMPGKIQKQRSTVIRRSRNPIFNEDFYFEGVEKGDLDNLSLKVKVINRGTGMKRDHVLGYKELSLSTILPQ from the coding sequence ATGTTTAGCTCCAAAAAGAAACTTCTTGCCTCATGTCCAAATATTCTCACGCCAGATCAAATtcctacatttttcataccacccaAGCTATCTTCACTTCCAGACGGAGGTGGACATGTTGGAAAGTGGCTTCAGAAAAGAACTTCAGAGGTGGGATCGGAAACCACCACAAGGCTGTTATTTAAATCAGCAAGTCGTCATGTTATTCAGGTGGAAGATGTGGAGCAGGAATCAGAGTCTCCAGATCAAAGACACCATCCAGCCGTAGCTGCCACTATTATGAGAAGTCCATACCTGTCTGAGAGCCCCCACACACGAAGGAGGGAGTCTCTCTTCCATCAGATGTGTCACACACATAGACCTCTGTCCCCATTAGAACCAGATTGTATAGTGAGTTGGAAGTCATCTACCCATGACCTCCAGCAGGTTTCTTTTGGAGCCATGGACAGTGACGCTACATCCTCCTCAGAATCCTCTCCCTTTAGCTCACCCCTTTTATGTCGATCTCTGGAAGGGAGTTCAGTCAGTCAAGTCTCTGGCAAGAAACGTCTCCTTTGTCGTGCTCTAACTGTAAAGAACTTGACTCGGGCTAGCTCCTTGTCTACTGAGGAAACAAGCTCAACAGACACCAGTCCCAACCTGCCCTCCAAAGAAAACCACTCCAACTCCAGAGCTTCTATGATGCATTTAGTTCCTCCACCTATCTTTCATTTGGACTTCATCTGTTGTCAGGAGCGTTTGACCAAGGAGACAGATGTAATACTAAGCAAAGGGGGTTTACTCCGCTTGTCTGCTGAGTATGTGAACGAGTTAGGACGTCTAAGGGTGAAACTAATTAATGCCGAGAACGTGTATCCTGTACACCAAGACCCCAAGAGCATCAGCTGCTGTGTGGTGATGTGCTTGATGCCAGGGAAGATACAGAAGCAGAGAAGCACTGTGATCCGACGGAGCAGGAACCCCATTTTTAACGAAGACTTTTACTTTGAGGGTGTTGAGAAAGGGGATCTAGACAATCTCAGTCTGAAGGTGAAAGTCATAAACAGAGGGACCGGCATGAAGCGTGACCATGTGCTAGGATACAAAGAACTCAGCCTTTCTACAATTCTACcccagtaa